The Streptomyces sp. NBC_00435 nucleotide sequence CCTCCAGGTGGTCCCGGAAGTTCTGCCCGGCCTTGCCCTTGACCTCCTCGGCGCGCTCCACGAGTTCCGCGAACGACCCGAACTGGGTGATCCACTTGGCGGCGGTCTTCTCGCCGACGCCCGGGATGCCGGGGAGGTTGTCGGAGGGGTCGCCGCGCAGGGCCGCGAAGTCCGGGTACTGCTGGGGAGTGAGCCCGTACTTCTCCTCGACCTTCTCCGGGGTGAAGCGGGTCAGCTCGGAGACGCCCTTGGTCGGGTAGAGGACGGTGGTGTGCTCGGAGACCAGCTGGAAGGAGTCCCGGTCGCCCGTGACGATCAGCACGTCGAAGCCGAGGGCCTCGGCCTGCGTGGCGAGCGTCGCGATCACGTCGTCGGCCTCGAAGCCGTCGACCGCGAAGCGCGGCACGCTCATCGCGTCGAGGAGCTCGCCGATCAGCTCCACCTGCCCCTTGAACTCGTCGGGGGTCTTGGAGCGGTTCGCCTTGTACTCCGGGAACTCCACCGAGCGCCACGTCTTGCGGGACACGTCGAACGCCACCGCGAAGTGCGTGGGCGCCTCGTCGCGCAGCGTGTTCGCCAGCATCGACGCGAACCCGTAGATGGCGTTGGTCGGCTGCCCCGTCGCGGTCGTGAAGTTCTCCGCGGGGAGCGCGAAGAACGCCCGGTACGCCAGGGAGTGCCCGTCCATGAGCATCAGGCGGGGGCGGTCCGCTGCGGTCGGCTGGTCGGTCTTCTTCGATGCTGAATCTGCCACGCCCCCGATCCTAGAGGCCGCCACTGACAAATCCGGACGGGCTGCGCGGCCGGTCAGGTGCGGCCGGTCGAATCCGGCGTCGGCCGTGCCGGCGGAGCGTGACAGGATCGGAAGCGGACGAAGAAGACTGCTCAAAGGGGAGCGACATGGCCACCAAGCCGCCCGCAGGTGATCCAGTACAGGACGCGCCGCAGGTCGCGCCTCCCCAACACGCGGCCGCCGGCCTGCCCGCCATCGGGCACACCCTGAGGATCGCGCAGCAGCAGATGGGCCTCGCCCGTACCGCCCGAACCCTCCTCAAGGTCAACCAGAAGGACGGGTTCGACTGTCCGGGCTGCGCCTGGCCCGAGGGCGACAAGCGGCACACCGCCGAATTCTGCGAGAACGGCGCCAAGGCCGTCGCGGAGGAGGCCACGCTGCGCCGGGTCACCCCGGAGTTCTTCGCCGCGCACCCGCTGGCCGACCTGGAGACGCGCTCCGGCTACTGGCTGGGCCAGCAGGGCCGGATCACCGAGCCGATGCTCCTGGAGAGAGGGGCCCTGCCGGCGGGCGGTGACCGCTACGAGCCCGTGACCTGGGAGCGGGCCTTCGAGATCATCGCGGAGGAGCTGCGCGCCCTGGACTCCCCCGACGAGGCCCTCTTCTACACCTCGGGCCGCACCAGCAACGAGGCCGCGTTCCTCTTCCAGCTCTTCGTCCGCGAGTTCGGCACCAACAACCTCCCCGACTGCTCGAACATGTGCCACGAATCCTCGGGCTCCGCACTGAACGAGACGATCGGCATCGGCAAGGGCAGCGTCTCCCTCGAAGACCTCCACCAGGCCGACCTGATCATCGTCGCCGGGCAGAACCCCGGCACCAACCACCCGCGCATGCTGTCCGCGCTGGAGCAGGCCAAATCCGCGGGCGCGAAGATCATCTCGGTGAATCCGCTGCCCGAGGCCGGCATGGAGCGGTTCAAGAACCCGCAGACCCCCCTCGGCATGTTCAGGGGCACCGCCCTCAACGACCTGTTCCTCCAGATCCGCATCGGTGGCGACCAGGCCCTGTTCCGTCTCCTGAACAAGCTCGTCCTGGAGACCGAAGGCGCCACCGACGAGGACTTCATCCGCGAGCACACCCACGGGTACGAGGAGTTCGCGGCCACCGTCAAGGACACCGACTGGGCCGAGACCCTCACCGCGACCGGCCTGAGCCGCCCCGACATCGAGGCCGCCCTGGCCATGATCCTGGCCTCGGAGCGCACCATCGTCTGCTGGGCGATGGGCCTCACCCAGCACAAGCACTCCGTCGCCACCATCCGCGAGGTCGTCAACCTCCTCCTCCTGCGCGGCAACATCGGCCGCCCCGGCGCCGGCGTCTGCCCCGTCCGGGGCCACTCCAACGTGCAGGGCGACCGCACCATGGGGATCTTCGAGCGCCCCGCGCCCGCCTTCCTCGACGCCCTCGACAAGGAATTCGGCATCACCTCGCCGCGCGAGCACGGTTTCGACGTGGTCCGCTCCATCCAGGCCCTGCGCGACGGCGAGGCCAAGGTGCTGTTCGCCATGGGCGGCAACTTCGTCGGCGCCACCCCCGACACCGAGGTCACCGAAGCGGCGATCCGCCGCGCCTCCCTGACCGTGCACGTCTCGACGAAGCTCAACCGCTCGCACGCGGTGACCGGCCGGCGCGCCCTGATCCTGCCCACCCTCGGCCGCACCGACAAGGACGTGCAGACCTCGGGCAAGCAGTTCGTCACCGTCGAGGACTCCATGGGCATGGTCCACTCCTCGCGCGGCAACCTCGCCCCCGCCTCCCCGCACCTGCTCTCCGAGCCCGCGATCGTGGCCCGCATGGCCCGCGCCGTCCTCGGCGAGGCCTCCCGGACCCCCTGGGAGGAGTTCGAGCGGGACTACGCCGCCGTCCGCGACCGGATCTCCCGCGTCGTCCCCGGCTTCGAGGACTTCAACGCCCGCGTCGCCCGCCCCGGCGGCTTCCAGCTGCCGCACCCCCCGCGCGACGAGCGCCGCTTCCCCACGAAGACCGGCAAGGCGAACTTCACCGCCGCGCCCGTGGAGTACCCCCGCCTCCCGGCGGGCCGGCTGCTCCTGCAGACCCTGCGCAGCCACGACCAGTACAACACCACCATCTACGGCCTCGACGACCGTTACCGCGGCATCACCGGCGGGCGCCGCGTCGTCATGGTCAACCCCGAGGACGCCGCCGAGCTCGGGCTCGCCGACGGCTCGTACACCGACCTCGTCGGCGAGTGGAGCGACGGCGTGGAGCGGCGCGCCCCCGGCTTCCGCGTCGTCCACTACCCCACCGCCCGCGGCTGCGCCGCCGCCTACTACCCCGAGACGAACGTGCTGGTGCCGCTGGACTCCACCGCGGACACCAGCAACACCCCCGCGAGCAAGTCCGTCGTCGTGCGCTTCGAGCCGGCCTGATAGAACGACCCGAGGACAAGATGGTTAACGAGCGTTGACGAACGGAGTCGGCCCCATGGGCGAGCAGCACGCGGTGAAGTTCCCGCAGGAGGTCCTCGACGAGTACACGGCCCTGGGCATCGACCTGCCCTCGCTGTTCTCGGCGGGCGACCTCGGCAAGCGGATGGACATCCGGATCCTCGAAGCGTCCGCCGAGCGCGTCGTCGCCACCATGCCCGTCGAGGGCAACACCCAGCCGTACGGACTCCTCCACGGCGGGGCCTCCGCGGTGCTCGCCGAGACCATCGGCTCGGTCGGCGCGATGATGCACGGCGGCAGCACCAAGATCGCCGTGGGGGTCGACCTGAACTGCACCCACCACCGCGGCGCCCGCTCCGGCCTGGTCACCGGCGTCGCGACCCCCGTGCACCGGGGCCGCTCCACCGCCACCTACGAGGTCGTCATCACCGACGAGCAGGACCGCCGCGTCTGCACGGCCCGCCTCACCTGCCTGCTGCGTGACCTGAACCCGCAACAGGACGGCAACAACTAGCCGTTGCCCTCGTGGCGGCGCCGGTCTAGCGTTCCCGCATGGGATCCGGACCGGCGCCGCGGCGCATCTCGGCCGCGGCGGCGACGAAGACGGCACTGCTGGCCGCCGCACTGCTGGGCTGCTCCCCCGGCAATCCCCAGGACTCTGCCGGCCCCGGGCCGGGAACCACGCCGCCACCCATGCCGCCCGAGCAGGTCTGCACCCTCCTGATCACGCAGTGGGCCGGCCGGATCCTCGACGCCGGCGAGGGCGACGACGCCGTCCGCCTGGACTACCAGTCCATGGGCCTGTCCGGCGGCCAGAACGACATCCTGCGCGCCGTCGTCGCCGATGCCCGCGCCGAGCAGCGCGCGAAGGGCCCGGCCGCCGCGCACGAGCTCACCGCCCGGGAGGTCGGGCGCCGCTGCGCGGAGCGCTACCGCTCCGGCGCCCCGACCGACGGCCCCTGGCAGTGAGCGGCGGCATCGGGCCGGTCGAGCCCGGAGAGGGCACCGGGGCCCACGAGAGCCCGCACCCCGGCCCCCGTACACCCCCGGCCGTCCGGCGGGTCCGTGAGGCCTACGAGGGCCACCGCGGGGCCGTCCTGGCCGTGGCCGCCCTGATCTGTGTGTCCGCCGTGGTCGCCGGAGGGGCGGCGCTGTACGCGGCCCGGCCGCGTCCCGCCCCGTACCGGCCGCCCGCACCCTCACAGGTGTTCTCCCTCGCCTATGTCGCGCCGGTCGAGCCGGC carries:
- a CDS encoding FdhF/YdeP family oxidoreductase, whose amino-acid sequence is MATKPPAGDPVQDAPQVAPPQHAAAGLPAIGHTLRIAQQQMGLARTARTLLKVNQKDGFDCPGCAWPEGDKRHTAEFCENGAKAVAEEATLRRVTPEFFAAHPLADLETRSGYWLGQQGRITEPMLLERGALPAGGDRYEPVTWERAFEIIAEELRALDSPDEALFYTSGRTSNEAAFLFQLFVREFGTNNLPDCSNMCHESSGSALNETIGIGKGSVSLEDLHQADLIIVAGQNPGTNHPRMLSALEQAKSAGAKIISVNPLPEAGMERFKNPQTPLGMFRGTALNDLFLQIRIGGDQALFRLLNKLVLETEGATDEDFIREHTHGYEEFAATVKDTDWAETLTATGLSRPDIEAALAMILASERTIVCWAMGLTQHKHSVATIREVVNLLLLRGNIGRPGAGVCPVRGHSNVQGDRTMGIFERPAPAFLDALDKEFGITSPREHGFDVVRSIQALRDGEAKVLFAMGGNFVGATPDTEVTEAAIRRASLTVHVSTKLNRSHAVTGRRALILPTLGRTDKDVQTSGKQFVTVEDSMGMVHSSRGNLAPASPHLLSEPAIVARMARAVLGEASRTPWEEFERDYAAVRDRISRVVPGFEDFNARVARPGGFQLPHPPRDERRFPTKTGKANFTAAPVEYPRLPAGRLLLQTLRSHDQYNTTIYGLDDRYRGITGGRRVVMVNPEDAAELGLADGSYTDLVGEWSDGVERRAPGFRVVHYPTARGCAAAYYPETNVLVPLDSTADTSNTPASKSVVVRFEPA
- a CDS encoding PaaI family thioesterase, producing the protein MGEQHAVKFPQEVLDEYTALGIDLPSLFSAGDLGKRMDIRILEASAERVVATMPVEGNTQPYGLLHGGASAVLAETIGSVGAMMHGGSTKIAVGVDLNCTHHRGARSGLVTGVATPVHRGRSTATYEVVITDEQDRRVCTARLTCLLRDLNPQQDGNN